The Sphingobacteriaceae bacterium genomic interval GGAAGGCCTCCTGGCCCCCGAGCAGCGGGAAGTGGTCATCGGCCAGGTGGAAGTGCGCAAGGTGTTCCGCATCCCCGGCGGCGGCGTGGTGGCCGGCAGCTACGTCACCGACGGTGAGGTCCGCCGGGGAGCCCATGTGCGGGTGGTCCGGGACGGCACCTTGATCCACGAAGGCGAGATCGCCTCCCTGCGCCGGTTCAAGGACGATGTGCGCCAGGTCCGGGCCGGCTACGAATGCGGCATCGGCATCGACCGGTTCGACGACATCAAGGAAGGCGACATCCTGGAAGTCTACGTCTACGAGGAAGTGAAGCGCACCCTGGAGGGGTAGCCGGTGGTGGTGGGGGTCTGCACGGTGCACCTGGCGCTCCCGGGCATCCGCTCTTTGAAGGACAAGCGCCGCATCATCAAGAGCGTCCTGGAGCGGGCCCGCCGCCAGTTTCAAGTGGCCGCGGCCGAGGTGGACCGGCAGGACAGCCACCGCCATGCAGTGCTGGCCTTTGCCTGCGTCAGCAGCGAAGGCCGTCATGCCGATTCGGTACTCCAGTCGGTGGTCAACTGGCTGGACCGGGAAGACACCATCATTATCGAAGAAGTTTCCATGGAGCACCGGTAGGGTGGGGCCGGGGGTGGCAGGATGAGCGTGCGTCAGGAGCGGCTGGCCGAGGCCATCAAGCAGGAGTTGAGCGAGATTTTGCGGGTCATGCGGGATCCCCGCATCGGCATGGCCTCGGTGGTGTCGGTGGATGTCTCCCGGGATTTGCGCCATGCCAAAGTTTACGTGAGCGTTTTCGGTGATGAGGATCAAAGGGCGGACACCTTCGCCGCCTTGTCCAAGGCCCGGGGCTTTATTCGCTCCGAACTGGCCAAGCGGCTCCGGATCCGCTACACCCCGGAGATTCACTTCCAGTTGGATGATTCCATCGCCCACGGCGCCCGGGTCGCCCAGCTGCTGCGCAGCCTGGCCGAAGAGCAGGAAGACGACGGTGATGAAGCCGGCCGAGGAGAGAAAGATTGATGGCGTCCCCAGAGGCCACCGGGCCCGGCGGCAAGGGGGAGTGGGGCGGCTGCCGGGAAGTGGTGGAGGCCCTGCGCCGGCTGGCCGGGAGCCGGGTGGCCGTTTTTCTCCACCAGAATCCCGACGGTGACAGCCTGGGCTCCTCCCTGGCCCTGGCCGACGCCCTCCGCCGCTTGGGCGCCCAGCCCACTGTGGTGGCGGAGGACTCCTTTCCCGCCGTATACCGCTTCCTGCAGGGCACCGAGGGGATTCAGAAGGCCGGCGACCTGGCCGGCACCGCCTTCGAGGCGGCGATCATGCCCGACGTGGCATCCCCCGAGCGCCTGGGCGCGTCCCTGGCCCTGGCTGAGACCATTCCCCTGTGGATCAACATCGATCACCACGGCACCAATCCGGGCTTCGGCCATGCCCGCTGGGTGGACCCCGGCCGCTCCAGCGTGGGGGAAATGGTGCTGGAAGTGCTGTGGGGCCTGGGGGTGCCCATCAGCCTGCAGGCCGCCGAGGCCATCTATACGGCCATCATGACCGACACCGGCTCCTTCCGCTATGAAAGCGTCACACCCCGGGTCCTCCGGTACGCCGCCTACCTGGTGGAGCAGGGGGTCAACCCCGCCAAGGTGGCCCAGCAGGTGTACGAATCCATGTCCGCCAGCAGCTTCCGCCTTTTGGCGGCGGCCCTCAACAGCGTGCGCCTGGAGGCCGGGGGACGGGTGGCCTGGCTGGCGGTGACCCGTGACATGCTGGCCGCCGCCGGGGCCCAGAGGTCCGAAACGGAAGGCCTGGTCAACTACGCCCGCAGCATCGAAGGCGTGGAGGTGGCCCTCCTCTTCATGGAAGAGCCCGGGGACCAGATCCGCATCAGCTTCCGGGCCAAAGAATGGGCCGACGTGGGCCGGGTGGCCGCCGGGCTGGGGGGCGGGGGCCATCGCCGGGCCGCAGGCGCCACCTTGCCCGGACCCTTGGACGAGGCCGTCCGGGTGGCCCTGGCCGCCGTGATGGAGCATCTCAACGAGGCGGGACCGGCGGCAGCGGGGGAGGTTTGAGTTCCCCTGATGGCACAGGCGCTGGGGCGTGACGGCGACAGGGAGAGACCGGCCCTGGACGGCATGCTGAACATCCTCAAGCCTCCGGGCATGACTTCCCATGATGTGGTTTCCTTCATACGGCGGCGCCTGCCCAAGGGCACCAAGGTGGGCCACGCCGGCACCTTGGATCCCGCCGCCGCCGGCGTCCTCCTGGTGCTGGCGGGCCGGGCCACCCGCCTGTCGGAC includes:
- a CDS encoding bifunctional oligoribonuclease/PAP phosphatase NrnA, whose product is MASPEATGPGGKGEWGGCREVVEALRRLAGSRVAVFLHQNPDGDSLGSSLALADALRRLGAQPTVVAEDSFPAVYRFLQGTEGIQKAGDLAGTAFEAAIMPDVASPERLGASLALAETIPLWINIDHHGTNPGFGHARWVDPGRSSVGEMVLEVLWGLGVPISLQAAEAIYTAIMTDTGSFRYESVTPRVLRYAAYLVEQGVNPAKVAQQVYESMSASSFRLLAAALNSVRLEAGGRVAWLAVTRDMLAAAGAQRSETEGLVNYARSIEGVEVALLFMEEPGDQIRISFRAKEWADVGRVAAGLGGGGHRRAAGATLPGPLDEAVRVALAAVMEHLNEAGPAAAGEV
- a CDS encoding DUF503 domain-containing protein, which codes for MVVGVCTVHLALPGIRSLKDKRRIIKSVLERARRQFQVAAAEVDRQDSHRHAVLAFACVSSEGRHADSVLQSVVNWLDREDTIIIEEVSMEHR
- the rbfA gene encoding 30S ribosome-binding factor RbfA, giving the protein MSVRQERLAEAIKQELSEILRVMRDPRIGMASVVSVDVSRDLRHAKVYVSVFGDEDQRADTFAALSKARGFIRSELAKRLRIRYTPEIHFQLDDSIAHGARVAQLLRSLAEEQEDDGDEAGRGEKD